A region from the Mycolicibacterium phlei genome encodes:
- a CDS encoding ATP-dependent DNA helicase — MAALGGRERSGQIEMAQAVARAFETGEHLAVQAGTGTGKSLAYLVPAVAQAVTSEEPVVVSTATIALQRQLVDRDLPRLADALAALLPRRPQFALLKGRGNYLCLNKIHNGAGEPEDRPQEELFEPMAVSALGRDVKRLIAWSSETDTGDRDELTPGVPDRSWSQVSVSARECIGVARCPYGADCFAEKAREKAGHADVVVTNHALLAIDAISDAAVLPEHRLLVVDEAHELVDRVTSVATGELSATSMSVAHRRSARLVDPELAERLEAATTTLASAIHDTEPGRIDVLDEELATYLAAVRDAAHRVRAAIDTAPSDPAAAAARTEAVTALTELGDTASRILDSFVPPIADRLDVVWVERDEIRGTVRTLLRVAPLTVSGLLRTRLFEHATTVLTSATLTLGGNFEAMAGAWGLTTEGIRWRGLDVGSPFEHAKSGILYIAAHLPPPGRDGTGSAEQLDEIAGLITAAGGRTLGLFSSMRAAKAAAEVMRERLDTPVLCQGEDTTSALVERFADDPATSLFGTLSLWQGVDVPGPSLSLVLIDRIPFPRPDDPLLTARQRAVAARGGNGFMAVAASHAALLLAQGAGRLLRRVDDRGVVAVLDSRMATARYGGYLRASLPPFWTTTDPTVVRDALVRLRSR; from the coding sequence GTGGCGGCACTGGGTGGGCGTGAACGCAGCGGCCAGATCGAGATGGCCCAGGCCGTCGCGCGCGCCTTCGAGACCGGCGAGCACCTCGCCGTGCAGGCCGGCACCGGCACCGGCAAGTCGCTGGCCTACCTGGTGCCCGCGGTCGCGCAGGCGGTCACCTCCGAGGAACCCGTGGTGGTGTCCACGGCGACGATCGCGCTGCAGCGTCAGCTCGTCGACCGCGACCTGCCCCGGCTCGCCGACGCGCTGGCCGCGCTGCTGCCCCGCCGGCCCCAGTTCGCGCTGCTCAAGGGACGCGGAAACTACCTGTGCCTCAACAAGATCCACAACGGCGCCGGCGAACCGGAGGACCGTCCGCAGGAGGAGCTGTTCGAACCGATGGCGGTCAGCGCGCTGGGCCGCGACGTCAAACGGCTCATCGCGTGGTCCTCGGAGACCGACACCGGCGACCGCGACGAGCTGACCCCCGGTGTGCCGGACCGGTCCTGGTCCCAGGTGAGCGTGTCGGCGCGGGAGTGCATCGGGGTGGCCCGCTGCCCGTACGGCGCCGACTGTTTCGCGGAGAAGGCCCGCGAGAAGGCCGGGCACGCCGACGTCGTCGTCACCAACCACGCCCTGCTGGCGATCGACGCCATCTCCGATGCCGCGGTGCTGCCCGAGCACCGACTGCTGGTCGTCGACGAGGCCCACGAGCTGGTGGACCGGGTCACGTCGGTGGCCACCGGCGAGCTGTCGGCGACGTCGATGTCGGTGGCGCACCGGCGATCCGCGCGGCTGGTGGACCCCGAACTCGCGGAGCGGCTGGAGGCGGCGACGACGACGCTGGCGTCGGCGATCCACGACACCGAACCCGGCCGCATCGACGTCCTCGACGAGGAGCTGGCCACCTATCTGGCCGCGGTCCGCGATGCGGCGCACCGGGTGCGGGCGGCCATCGACACCGCACCCAGCGACCCGGCCGCGGCGGCGGCGCGCACCGAGGCGGTCACCGCGCTGACCGAGCTCGGCGACACCGCCTCGCGCATCCTCGACTCGTTCGTGCCGCCGATCGCAGACCGGCTCGACGTGGTGTGGGTGGAGCGCGACGAGATCCGCGGAACCGTCCGCACGCTGCTGCGGGTAGCCCCGCTGACGGTGTCGGGGCTGTTGCGCACCAGGCTGTTTGAGCACGCCACCACGGTGCTGACGTCGGCGACGCTGACGCTGGGCGGCAACTTCGAGGCGATGGCCGGGGCGTGGGGACTCACCACGGAGGGCATCCGCTGGCGGGGCCTGGACGTCGGCTCCCCGTTCGAGCACGCCAAGTCGGGGATTCTCTACATCGCCGCGCACCTGCCACCGCCGGGCCGCGACGGCACCGGTTCGGCCGAACAACTCGACGAGATCGCCGGTCTGATCACCGCGGCGGGCGGGCGCACGCTGGGGTTGTTCTCGTCGATGCGGGCGGCCAAGGCGGCCGCCGAGGTCATGCGCGAGCGGCTGGACACCCCGGTGTTGTGCCAGGGCGAGGACACCACCTCCGCGCTGGTCGAGCGGTTCGCCGACGATCCGGCGACGTCGCTGTTCGGCACGCTGTCGCTGTGGCAGGGCGTCGACGTGCCCGGGCCGTCGCTGTCTCTGGTGCTCATCGACCGGATCCCGTTCCCCCGCCCCGACGATCCGCTGCTGACCGCGCGGCAGCGGGCGGTCGCCGCGCGCGGCGGCAACGGGTTCATGGCGGTGGCCGCCAGCCACGCCGCACTGCTGCTGGCCCAGGGCGCGGGCCGGTTGCTGCGCCGGGTCGACGACCGGGGTGTGGTGGCGGTGCTGGACTCGCGGATGGCCACCGCCCGCTACGGCGGCTATCTGCGAGCGTCGCTGCCGCCGTTCTGGACGACGACGGACCCCACCGTGGTGCGCGATGCGCTGGTCCGGTTGCGGAGTCGGTGA
- a CDS encoding neutral zinc metallopeptidase, which produces MRRGPVAAVLASAAVLMTACTTTLQGTPVSVFADPFRVAGMPATDGPSGLRPDAEAPTREVEGTDGGDDDELSRQAISDIEDYWESAFGEISDDAFRPVAALYSWDANGFDEVFFCGFNTFALVNAGFCTDDETIGWDRGELIPTLRGEYGDMGVVMMLAHEYGHAVQGQAGLVDDDTPTLVSEQQADCFSGAYMRWVAEDNSPRFTLSTADGLNNVLAAVISFRDPVMTENDPEVGYDEHGSAFERLSAFQFGFTDGPTACAAIDMREITQRRGDLPVLLEEDETGELPVTEDSVRSVVEALTAVFEPAEPPQLVFEEVDCADARPSPPASYCPATNTIAVDLDGLAEMGGTPHIADPIALATGDNSAYSVLMSRYMQALVREHGGVALDDAEAALRTACLTGVATTELSRPVSTPSGGTLALTAGDIDEAVSGILTNGLAASDVNGESVPSGFSRIDAFRVGVLGDTERCFKRFD; this is translated from the coding sequence ATGAGGCGGGGGCCGGTCGCAGCGGTGCTGGCGTCGGCGGCGGTGCTGATGACCGCGTGCACGACGACGCTGCAGGGCACCCCCGTGTCGGTGTTCGCCGACCCGTTCCGCGTCGCGGGCATGCCGGCCACCGACGGCCCGAGCGGGCTGCGGCCCGACGCCGAGGCGCCCACCCGGGAGGTGGAGGGCACCGACGGCGGCGACGACGACGAACTGTCCCGCCAGGCGATCAGCGACATCGAGGACTACTGGGAGAGCGCCTTCGGCGAGATCTCCGACGACGCGTTCCGGCCCGTCGCGGCGCTGTACTCCTGGGACGCCAACGGTTTCGACGAGGTCTTCTTCTGCGGCTTCAACACGTTCGCGTTGGTCAACGCGGGCTTCTGCACCGACGACGAGACCATCGGCTGGGACCGCGGTGAGCTGATCCCCACGCTTCGCGGCGAGTACGGCGACATGGGTGTGGTGATGATGCTCGCCCACGAGTACGGCCACGCCGTGCAGGGGCAGGCCGGGTTGGTCGACGACGACACCCCGACGCTGGTGTCCGAGCAGCAGGCCGACTGCTTCTCGGGCGCCTACATGCGCTGGGTCGCCGAGGACAACTCGCCGCGGTTCACGCTGTCCACCGCCGACGGCCTGAACAATGTGCTGGCGGCGGTGATCTCGTTCCGCGACCCGGTGATGACCGAGAACGATCCCGAGGTCGGGTACGACGAGCACGGGTCGGCGTTCGAGCGACTGTCGGCGTTCCAGTTCGGCTTCACCGACGGCCCGACCGCGTGCGCGGCCATCGACATGCGCGAGATCACCCAGCGCCGCGGCGATCTGCCGGTGCTGCTGGAGGAGGACGAGACCGGGGAGCTGCCGGTCACCGAGGACTCGGTGCGCTCGGTCGTCGAGGCGTTGACGGCCGTGTTCGAGCCGGCGGAACCGCCGCAGCTGGTGTTCGAGGAGGTTGACTGCGCGGACGCGCGGCCGAGCCCGCCTGCGTCGTACTGCCCCGCCACCAACACCATCGCCGTCGACCTGGACGGGCTGGCGGAGATGGGCGGCACCCCGCACATCGCGGATCCGATCGCGCTGGCGACCGGCGACAACAGTGCCTACTCGGTGCTGATGTCGCGCTACATGCAGGCACTCGTGCGGGAGCACGGCGGCGTCGCCCTCGACGACGCCGAGGCCGCGCTGCGCACCGCCTGCCTGACCGGGGTGGCCACCACCGAGCTGTCCAGACCGGTGAGCACCCCGTCGGGCGGCACGCTGGCGCTGACCGCCGGTGACATCGACGAGGCGGTGTCGGGCATCCTCACCAACGGCCTGGCCGCCAGCGACGTCAACGGTGAGTCGGTGCCGTCGGGGTTCTCCCGGATCGACGCGTTCCGGGTCGGCGTGCTCGGCGACACCGAGCGGTGCTTCAAGCGCTTCGACTGA
- a CDS encoding MspA family porin, with the protein MFAVVGLLAALPAAGAHAQPADGPAPVDAAEAPPADAPLPPPEEAAPLEEAAPLEEAAPPPPDGAVESTPPAVTETPDGWRLELGAKDETQAPIPPLTTALSSREYVVGGTYVGSLTGPGVDEEPPHGTLEVGYEIGCGIDMSTSNGVSLTGTAGINPSMGILGLDAAGPIEIGVLPTLGGNLGGGITIGLKPGLVNVVPVTKKEYTGANPWVMVSNFRVKIDGCVGESFLRSYAFLSRSTDESDAIVAWYGTTKKV; encoded by the coding sequence GTGTTCGCCGTTGTGGGGCTGCTGGCCGCACTGCCCGCCGCGGGGGCCCACGCCCAGCCGGCCGACGGGCCGGCGCCGGTCGACGCCGCCGAGGCCCCGCCCGCGGACGCCCCGCTGCCGCCACCGGAGGAGGCCGCACCGCTTGAGGAGGCCGCACCGCTCGAGGAGGCTGCACCGCCCCCGCCCGACGGCGCCGTCGAGTCCACCCCGCCCGCGGTCACCGAGACCCCCGACGGGTGGCGGCTGGAGCTGGGCGCCAAGGACGAGACACAGGCCCCGATCCCACCGCTGACCACGGCGCTGTCCTCGCGCGAGTACGTGGTCGGCGGGACCTACGTCGGCTCGCTGACCGGACCCGGCGTCGACGAGGAGCCGCCGCACGGGACGCTGGAGGTCGGCTACGAGATCGGTTGCGGCATCGACATGAGCACCTCCAACGGTGTCTCGCTGACCGGCACCGCAGGCATCAACCCGTCGATGGGCATCCTCGGCCTCGACGCCGCGGGCCCCATCGAGATCGGCGTGCTGCCGACCCTGGGCGGCAACCTCGGCGGCGGCATCACGATCGGCCTCAAACCTGGTCTGGTCAACGTGGTTCCGGTGACCAAGAAGGAGTACACCGGCGCGAACCCGTGGGTGATGGTCAGCAACTTCCGGGTCAAGATCGACGGCTGTGTCGGCGAGTCGTTCCTGCGCTCCTACGCCTTCCTGAGCCGCTCCACCGACGAGTCCGACGCGATCGTCGCGTGGTACGGCACCACCAAGAAGGTCTAG
- a CDS encoding Vgb family protein produces the protein MSGALKVALDGGPYGLAAGPDRAMWVTLAGGDAIARVTPAGEVTRYPVGPGSRPMIITAGPDGALWFTRGDDRIGRITTDGELSAVELPDGSAPYGITVGPDGALWFTAMGTGMVGRLTVDGELTDSHPVGGGPSMIITGPDHALWFTMNEAGAIGRLTVASDLTVRQTPTPASGPVGITATHDDAVWFTEIRAERLGRIPLNDAIQEIELPGRPHAVAADTADGVWVTLWGSSQIARVSGDGEIVTVDLPPGCEPHGVAVDADGAAWVALEVGFVLRMPS, from the coding sequence GTGAGCGGCGCGCTGAAGGTCGCCCTCGACGGCGGCCCCTACGGCCTGGCCGCGGGCCCGGACCGCGCGATGTGGGTGACGCTGGCCGGCGGCGACGCGATCGCCCGGGTGACGCCTGCCGGTGAGGTGACGAGGTATCCGGTCGGCCCCGGCAGCCGCCCGATGATCATCACCGCCGGACCGGACGGTGCGCTGTGGTTCACCCGCGGCGACGACAGGATCGGGCGCATCACCACCGACGGGGAGCTGTCCGCGGTCGAACTGCCAGACGGCAGCGCCCCGTACGGCATCACCGTCGGCCCCGACGGCGCGCTGTGGTTCACCGCGATGGGCACCGGGATGGTCGGCAGGCTCACCGTGGACGGCGAGCTGACCGACAGCCACCCGGTCGGCGGCGGCCCGTCGATGATCATCACCGGCCCCGACCACGCGCTGTGGTTCACCATGAACGAGGCCGGCGCGATCGGCAGGCTGACCGTCGCCAGTGACCTGACCGTGCGCCAGACACCGACCCCCGCGTCCGGACCTGTCGGCATCACCGCCACCCACGACGACGCGGTGTGGTTCACCGAGATCCGCGCCGAACGGCTGGGCCGGATTCCGCTGAACGACGCGATCCAGGAGATCGAGTTGCCGGGCAGACCGCACGCCGTGGCCGCCGACACCGCCGACGGTGTATGGGTCACGCTGTGGGGGTCCAGTCAGATCGCCCGGGTAAGCGGCGACGGTGAGATCGTCACGGTCGACCTGCCGCCGGGCTGCGAGCCGCATGGCGTCGCGGTCGACGCCGACGGGGCGGCGTGGGTGGCCCTGGAGGTCGGTTTCGTGTTGCGCATGCCCTCCTGA
- the glgP gene encoding alpha-glucan family phosphorylase produces MKALRRFTVRAHLPERLSALERLSINLRWSWDRATQDLFETVDPQLWQRVGCDPVGLLGQVTPQRLEELAADQAFLERLDALAADLDDYLTRPLWYQQELERGAELPNGIAYFSMEFGIAESLPNYSGGLGILAGDHLKSASDLGLPLIAVGLLYRSGYFRQSLTADGWQHESYPALDPQGLPLRLLTDGAGNPVVVSVAMPENAELRARIWVAQVGRIPLLLLDSDIPENDHDLRGVTDRLYGGDQDHRIKQEILAGVGGVRAIRAFTELEGRPAPEVFHMNEGHAGFLGAERIRELIDAGLDFDTALTVVRSSTVFTTHTPVPAGIDRFPVDMVRWYFGGDADGPDGEMSRLLPGVPQERILAFGAEEDPTKFNMAHMGLRLAQRANGVSLLHGKVSRAMFNGLWPGFDPDEVPIGSITNGVHAPTWAAPQWLRLARELLGGADLSSAREPAAWERLNEVDPAHLWAIRSQLREQLVADVRDRLRRSCLERGAAEAEIGWIANAFDPNVLTIGFARRVPTYKRLTLMLRDPERLERLLLDEQRPIQLIVAGKSHPADDGGKALIQQVVRFADRPEVRHRIAFLPDYDMSMARLLYWGCDVWLNNPLRPLEACGTSGMKSALNGGLNLSIRDGWWDEWFDGENGWEIPTAAGLDENRRDDLEAAALYDLLENSVAPKFYDRDERGVPTRWVEMVRHTLIALGPKVLASRMVREYTEKYYAPAAQSVRRTVQPGADGEPFGAARDLAAYRLRVSQAWPDVRITDVDSYGLPDTPLLGSELTLTATVQLAGLSPDEVTVQAVIGRVDDSDSLVDPVTIPMTHTGGADGGSDVFTVTAPLPVAGPVGYTVRVLPHHPLLAGDNELGLVALA; encoded by the coding sequence ATGAAAGCCCTGAGAAGGTTCACCGTCCGTGCTCACCTGCCCGAGCGGTTGTCCGCGCTGGAACGGCTGTCGATCAACCTGCGCTGGTCCTGGGACCGCGCCACCCAGGATCTGTTCGAGACGGTCGATCCGCAGCTGTGGCAGCGGGTCGGCTGCGACCCGGTGGGTCTGCTGGGCCAGGTGACACCCCAACGCCTTGAGGAGCTGGCCGCCGACCAGGCGTTCCTGGAGCGCCTGGACGCGCTGGCCGCCGATCTCGACGACTACCTCACCCGCCCGCTGTGGTACCAGCAGGAACTCGAGCGGGGTGCCGAACTGCCCAACGGCATCGCGTACTTCTCGATGGAGTTCGGCATCGCAGAGTCGCTGCCGAACTACTCGGGTGGGCTGGGCATCCTCGCCGGCGACCACCTGAAGTCGGCGTCGGATCTGGGCCTGCCGCTGATCGCGGTCGGGCTGCTGTACCGCTCGGGATACTTCCGCCAGTCGCTGACCGCCGACGGGTGGCAGCACGAGAGCTACCCGGCGCTGGACCCGCAGGGCCTGCCGCTGCGGCTGCTCACCGACGGTGCGGGCAACCCGGTGGTGGTCTCGGTGGCGATGCCCGAGAACGCCGAGCTGCGGGCCCGGATCTGGGTCGCGCAGGTGGGCCGAATTCCGCTGCTGCTGCTCGACTCCGACATCCCGGAGAACGACCACGACCTGCGTGGGGTGACCGACCGGCTCTACGGCGGCGACCAGGACCACCGCATCAAGCAGGAGATCCTGGCCGGCGTCGGCGGGGTCCGGGCGATCCGCGCGTTCACCGAGCTGGAGGGCAGGCCCGCCCCCGAGGTGTTCCACATGAACGAGGGCCACGCCGGGTTCCTCGGTGCCGAGCGGATCCGCGAATTGATCGACGCCGGACTCGATTTCGACACCGCGCTGACCGTGGTCCGCTCGTCGACGGTGTTCACCACCCACACCCCGGTGCCCGCGGGCATCGACCGCTTCCCGGTGGACATGGTGCGCTGGTACTTCGGCGGCGACGCCGACGGCCCGGACGGCGAGATGTCGCGGCTGCTGCCGGGGGTGCCGCAGGAACGCATCCTGGCGTTCGGCGCGGAGGAGGATCCGACCAAGTTCAACATGGCGCACATGGGGCTGCGGCTCGCGCAGCGCGCCAACGGCGTCTCGCTGCTGCACGGCAAGGTCAGTCGCGCCATGTTCAACGGGCTGTGGCCGGGCTTCGACCCCGACGAGGTGCCGATCGGCTCGATCACCAACGGGGTGCACGCCCCGACCTGGGCGGCGCCGCAGTGGCTGCGGCTGGCCCGCGAGCTGCTCGGCGGCGCCGACCTCAGCAGCGCGCGCGAGCCGGCGGCCTGGGAGCGGTTGAACGAGGTCGATCCCGCCCACCTGTGGGCGATCCGCTCGCAGCTGCGGGAACAACTCGTCGCCGATGTCCGGGACCGGCTGCGCCGCTCCTGCCTGGAGCGCGGCGCCGCCGAAGCCGAGATCGGTTGGATCGCCAACGCTTTCGACCCCAACGTGCTCACGATCGGGTTCGCCCGCCGGGTGCCGACCTACAAGCGGCTGACGCTGATGCTGCGCGACCCGGAGCGGCTGGAGCGGTTGCTGCTCGACGAGCAGCGCCCGATCCAGCTGATCGTGGCAGGCAAGTCGCATCCCGCCGACGACGGCGGCAAGGCGCTGATCCAGCAGGTGGTGCGGTTCGCCGACCGCCCCGAGGTGCGGCACCGCATCGCGTTCCTGCCCGACTACGACATGTCGATGGCCCGCCTGCTGTACTGGGGCTGCGACGTGTGGCTCAACAACCCGCTGCGCCCGCTGGAGGCGTGCGGGACGTCCGGTATGAAGAGCGCGCTCAACGGCGGGCTGAACCTGTCCATCCGCGACGGGTGGTGGGACGAGTGGTTCGACGGCGAAAACGGTTGGGAGATACCGACTGCCGCGGGCCTGGACGAGAACCGGCGCGACGATCTGGAGGCGGCGGCACTGTACGACCTGCTGGAGAACTCGGTGGCGCCGAAGTTCTACGACCGCGACGAGCGCGGGGTGCCGACCCGCTGGGTGGAGATGGTGCGCCACACCCTGATCGCGCTGGGGCCCAAGGTGCTGGCCTCGCGGATGGTGCGCGAGTACACCGAGAAGTACTACGCGCCCGCGGCGCAGTCGGTGCGCCGGACCGTGCAGCCCGGCGCCGACGGTGAACCGTTCGGCGCGGCCCGCGATCTGGCGGCCTACCGGCTGCGGGTGTCGCAGGCGTGGCCGGATGTGCGGATCACCGATGTCGACAGCTACGGCCTGCCCGACACCCCGCTGCTGGGTTCGGAGTTGACGCTGACCGCGACCGTGCAGCTGGCCGGGCTGAGCCCGGACGAGGTGACGGTGCAGGCGGTGATCGGGCGCGTCGACGACAGCGACTCGCTGGTCGACCCGGTCACGATCCCGATGACCCACACCGGCGGCGCCGACGGTGGCAGTGACGTGTTCACGGTGACGGCTCCGCTGCCGGTCGCCGGTCCGGTGGGCTACACGGTCCGGGTGCTGCCGCACCATCCGCTGCTGGCCGGGGACAACGAGCTCGGCCTGGTGGCGCTGGCGTGA
- a CDS encoding alpha-1,4-glucan--maltose-1-phosphate maltosyltransferase encodes MAGRIEIDDVAPVVSGGRYPAKAVVGEIVPVSATVWREGHDAVAATLVVRYHGTTYPKLAADPPGLQLPDPEPKDPVSGAAPWRKPRHLPMAPGRTPDVFHGTFTPDNPGLWTFRVDGWGDPLATWRHNVTAKLDAGQSEAELSNDLLVGARLLERAATGVPRQLRAPLLEAAARLREPGDPLVRAGAALGSEVAELLAVYPLRELVTRGQHYGVWVDRPKARFSSWYEFFPRSTGGWDSQGNPVHGTFATATKALPRIARMGFDVVYLPPIHPIGKVHRKGRNNSVTAEPDDVGSPWAIGSDEGGHDAVHPALGTLEDFDEFVAAAHSEGLEVALDLALQCAPDHPWAREHPEWFTVLPDGTIAYAENPPKKYQDIYPLNFDNDPAGLYAEVLRVVRHWISHGVKIFRVDNPHTKPPNFWAWLIGKVKIEHPDVLFLSEAFTRPARLYGLAKLGFTQSYSYFTWRTAKWELTEFGQQIAEHADYACPNLFTNTPDILHESLQHGGPGMFAIRAVLASTMSSAWGVYSGFELFEHRPVREGSEEYLNSEKYELRPRDFEAALADGESLEPFITRLNEIRRLHPALQTLRTIRFHHVDNDALLAYSKFDPVTGDQVLVVVTLNPFGAEEGTLWLDMAALGLESYDRFWVRDEVTGDEYHWGQANYVRLDPVRAVAHILNMPQVPADQRLNLLRRE; translated from the coding sequence GTGGCCGGTCGGATCGAGATCGATGACGTCGCACCTGTCGTCTCCGGCGGACGGTATCCCGCCAAGGCGGTCGTCGGCGAGATCGTGCCGGTCAGCGCCACCGTGTGGCGGGAGGGCCACGACGCCGTCGCCGCCACCCTCGTGGTGCGCTACCACGGCACCACCTACCCGAAGCTTGCCGCCGATCCGCCGGGCCTGCAGCTGCCCGACCCGGAACCGAAGGATCCGGTGAGCGGGGCGGCGCCGTGGCGCAAACCGCGGCACCTGCCGATGGCGCCCGGCCGCACCCCCGACGTCTTCCACGGCACGTTCACCCCCGACAATCCCGGGCTGTGGACGTTCCGGGTCGACGGGTGGGGTGACCCGCTGGCCACCTGGCGCCACAACGTCACCGCCAAGCTCGACGCCGGGCAGAGCGAGGCCGAACTGTCCAACGATCTGCTGGTCGGCGCGAGGCTGCTGGAGCGCGCCGCCACCGGGGTGCCCCGGCAGCTGCGTGCGCCCCTGCTCGAGGCCGCCGCGCGGCTGCGTGAGCCGGGCGATCCGCTGGTGCGCGCCGGCGCGGCGCTCGGCTCCGAGGTCGCCGAGCTGCTGGCCGTCTATCCGCTGCGCGAGCTGGTCACCCGCGGCCAGCACTACGGCGTGTGGGTGGACCGGCCGAAGGCGCGGTTCAGCTCCTGGTACGAGTTCTTCCCGCGCTCCACCGGCGGCTGGGACAGCCAGGGCAACCCGGTGCACGGCACGTTCGCCACCGCGACCAAGGCGCTGCCGCGGATCGCGCGGATGGGCTTCGACGTGGTGTACCTGCCGCCGATCCACCCGATCGGCAAGGTGCACCGCAAGGGCCGCAACAACAGCGTCACCGCCGAGCCCGACGACGTCGGCTCACCGTGGGCGATCGGCAGCGACGAGGGCGGCCACGACGCGGTGCACCCCGCGCTGGGCACCCTCGAGGATTTCGACGAGTTCGTCGCGGCCGCGCACAGCGAGGGCCTGGAGGTGGCGCTGGATCTGGCGCTGCAGTGCGCGCCGGACCACCCGTGGGCCCGCGAGCACCCGGAGTGGTTCACGGTGCTGCCCGACGGCACCATCGCATACGCGGAGAACCCGCCGAAGAAGTACCAGGACATCTACCCGCTGAACTTCGACAACGATCCGGCCGGGTTGTACGCCGAGGTGCTGCGGGTGGTGCGGCACTGGATCAGCCACGGCGTCAAGATCTTCCGGGTCGACAACCCGCACACCAAGCCGCCGAACTTCTGGGCCTGGCTGATCGGGAAGGTGAAGATCGAACATCCCGACGTGCTGTTTCTGTCCGAGGCGTTCACCCGCCCGGCCCGGCTGTACGGCCTGGCGAAACTCGGCTTCACGCAGTCGTATTCGTATTTCACGTGGCGCACCGCCAAGTGGGAGCTCACCGAGTTCGGCCAGCAGATCGCCGAGCACGCCGACTACGCGTGCCCGAACCTGTTCACCAACACGCCCGACATCCTGCACGAGAGCCTGCAGCACGGCGGGCCGGGCATGTTCGCGATCCGCGCGGTGCTGGCGTCGACGATGAGCTCGGCGTGGGGCGTGTACTCGGGCTTCGAGCTCTTCGAACACCGCCCGGTCCGCGAGGGTAGTGAGGAGTACCTCAACTCCGAGAAGTACGAGCTGCGCCCGCGCGACTTCGAGGCGGCGCTGGCCGACGGAGAGTCATTGGAGCCGTTCATCACCCGGCTCAACGAGATCCGCCGCCTGCATCCGGCGTTACAGACGCTGCGCACCATCAGGTTCCACCACGTCGACAACGACGCGCTGCTGGCCTACAGCAAGTTCGACCCCGTCACCGGCGACCAGGTGCTGGTGGTGGTGACACTGAACCCGTTCGGCGCCGAAGAGGGCACCCTGTGGCTGGACATGGCCGCGCTGGGGTTGGAGTCCTACGACCGGTTCTGGGTGCGCGACGAGGTCACCGGCGACGAATATCACTGGGGCCAGGCCAATTACGTCCGGTTGGATCCGGTGCGCGCGGTGGCACACATCCTCAACATGCCGCAGGTGCCCGCCGACCAACGACTCAATCTGCTGCGTAGGGAGTGA